A region of Peromyscus eremicus chromosome 17, PerEre_H2_v1, whole genome shotgun sequence DNA encodes the following proteins:
- the Mtnr1a gene encoding melatonin receptor type 1A has translation MDDGGNMFVVSLAVADLVVAIYPYPLVLTSIFNNGWNLGYLHCQISAFLMGLSVIGSVFNITGIAINRYCYICHSLKYDKLYSNKNSLCYVFLIWVLTLVAIMPNLQTGTLQYDPRIYSCTFTQSVSSAYTIAVVVFHFIVPMIIVSFCYLRIWILVLRVRRRVKPDNKPKLKPQDFRNFVTMFVVFVLFAICWAPLNFIGLIVASDPATMVPRIPEWLFVASYYMAYFNSCLNAIIYGLLNQNFRKEYKRIVVSLCTGKMFFVDSSNDAADKIKCKPAPLIAKNNLIKVDSV, from the exons ATGGATGATGGAG GAAATATGTTTGTGGTGAGCTTAGCTGTTGCAGACCTCGTGGTGGCTATTTACCCATATCCCTTGGTGCTGACATCCATATTTAACAATGGCTGGAATCTGGGATACCTGCACTGTCAAATCAGTGCCTTTCTGATGGGTCTGAGTGTCATCGGCTCGGTATTCAACATCACCGGGATCGCCATTAATCGCTACTGCTACATTTGCCACAGTCTTAAGTATGACAAACTCTACAGTAACAAGAACTCCCTCTGCTACGTGTTCCTGATATGGGTGCTCACACTTGTCGCCATCATGCCCAACCTGCAAACCGGAACTCTCCAGTACGATCCCCGGATCTACTCCTGTACCTTCACCCAGTCTGTCAGCTCCGCGTACACGATAGCGGTGGTAGTTTTCCATTTCATCGTGCCTATGATTATCGTCAGCTTCTGCTACTTACGAATCTGGATCCTGGTTCTTCGGGTCAGACGGAGGGTGAAACCAGACAACAAGCCCAAACTGAAGCCGCAGGACTTCAGGAACTTTGTCACCATGTTCGTCGTTTTCGTGCTCTTTGCCATTTGCTGGGCCCCACTCAACTTCATAGGGCTCATCGTGGCCTCAGACCCTGCCACCATGGTCCCCAGAATCCCAGAGTGGCTGTTCGTGGCTAGTTACTACATGGCATATTTCAACAGCTGCCTCAATGCGATTATATACGGACTACTGAACCAGAATTTCAGAAAGGAATACAAAAGAATTGTCGTCTCCCTGTGCACAGGCAAGATGTTCTTTGTGGACAGCTCAAACGATGCAGCAGATAAGATTAAATGTAAGCCCGCTCCCCTAATAGCCAAGAACAATTTAATAAAAGTGGACTCTGTTTAA